The Gemmata palustris genome includes a region encoding these proteins:
- a CDS encoding efflux RND transporter permease subunit, with the protein MFTRFFIDRPIFAAVLAIMTVLAGMVGLYSRPVAQYPDITPPTVEVYGIYPGANARTVADTVAAPIEQQVNGVEDMMYMSSTCGNDGSYTLTVTFKPGIDLNIAQVLVQNRVNLAEPVLPDLVKRRGVTVKKKSPSQLMIINLYNTADTPDDERARQQLLLELSNYATIQLRDELARLQGVGDITYLGQRDYSMRIWLDPEKMAVKGLSSAEVLHAIEQQNAQVAAGQVGQPPAPRGQAFQYTINTLGRLTDDKQFGEIILKADPDSRPVRLKDVGRIELGALSYDQSCTFDGKPSVALAVYQLPGTNAIDTAKRVREKMAELKSRFPANVTYQIAYDTTPFIDESITEVFHTLRDAVVLVAIVMLVFLQSWRAAIIPLAAVPVAIVGTFAAMAVLGYSINNLTLFGLVLAVGIVVDDAIVVVEAVQHHIEHGLEPRAATMKALDEVSGPVIAVGLVLSAVFVPCVFISGIVGEFYRQFAVTIAVSTLISAFNSLTLSPALCALLLKSNTDARARDPLPSIAFPLIGAGFVYYYLNANPQPWAVGQLDVPLGSISFSLPMSVAVAVGAALVGGAAGWVLRTVLNRTLGYLFTGFNRGFDAVTVGYTRVVAVTLRGSLLILLGYGGLLYLTYDTLNTTPTGFIPAQDKGYLLVNVVLPDAASVERTEQEMRKLEAVAQRTPGVKHTVSVSGNSVMIGTTAPNFATLYVMLDDFPNRHDPALSSDAIAAKLQRELSDEVPGARLTVFGAPPVDGLGNTGGFKLIIEDRGDTGSEAIEEAARSIVESADEKELRDTFTGFRADTPWLRLHIDRDAAQTKGVAVGDIVSALQVYFGSLYVNDFNLFGRTWQVNVQADEKFRRRSSDLKRLRVKSAGVELENQMAAQQAKASGKPAPPPKEIMVPLSTFLSVRDASGPVMVQRYNLYPAAAITSNPAPGTSSGQALAAMERTANEKLPATMKAEWTELALLQLETKDTALRAFVLSVVLVFLVLAAQYESWALPLAVILVVPMCILSAAIGVLYAGQDVNIFTQVGFVVLVGLACKNAILIIEFAKQRADAGATRWEAALDACKLRLRPIIMTSVAFIIGVVPLVLAKGAGAEMRHALGTAVFAGMLGVTAFGLFLTPVFFVVIQRLKESWAGASELVPEAPPPSTHE; encoded by the coding sequence ATGTTCACACGCTTCTTCATCGACCGACCGATTTTCGCCGCGGTGCTGGCGATCATGACCGTGCTCGCGGGCATGGTCGGCCTGTACTCGCGCCCGGTCGCGCAGTACCCGGACATCACCCCGCCGACGGTCGAGGTGTACGGCATTTACCCGGGGGCGAACGCCCGCACCGTCGCGGACACCGTGGCTGCACCGATCGAGCAGCAGGTGAACGGCGTCGAGGACATGATGTACATGTCGTCCACGTGTGGAAACGACGGCTCGTACACGCTGACGGTCACGTTCAAGCCGGGCATCGATCTGAACATCGCTCAGGTGCTCGTGCAGAACCGCGTGAACCTGGCCGAGCCGGTACTGCCCGACCTGGTGAAGCGGCGCGGGGTGACCGTTAAGAAGAAGTCGCCCAGCCAGTTGATGATTATCAACCTGTACAACACCGCGGACACGCCGGACGACGAGAGGGCGCGCCAGCAACTGCTCCTCGAACTGAGCAACTACGCGACCATCCAGCTCCGCGACGAACTGGCCCGGCTCCAGGGCGTGGGCGACATCACGTACCTGGGCCAGCGCGACTACTCGATGCGGATCTGGCTCGACCCCGAGAAGATGGCGGTGAAGGGGCTGTCTTCCGCCGAGGTGCTCCACGCGATCGAACAGCAGAACGCACAGGTCGCGGCCGGGCAGGTGGGCCAGCCCCCGGCCCCGCGCGGGCAGGCGTTCCAGTACACGATCAACACGTTGGGCCGGCTCACCGACGACAAACAGTTCGGCGAGATCATCTTGAAGGCCGACCCGGACAGCCGACCGGTGCGCCTCAAGGACGTGGGCCGGATCGAACTGGGCGCGCTCAGTTACGACCAGTCCTGCACGTTCGACGGCAAGCCGTCTGTGGCGCTCGCGGTGTACCAGCTCCCCGGCACCAACGCGATCGACACGGCGAAGCGCGTGCGCGAGAAGATGGCCGAACTCAAGAGCCGGTTCCCCGCGAACGTCACGTACCAGATCGCCTACGACACCACGCCGTTCATCGACGAGTCGATCACGGAAGTGTTCCACACGCTCCGCGACGCGGTGGTGCTCGTGGCGATCGTAATGCTCGTGTTCCTCCAGAGCTGGCGCGCCGCGATCATCCCACTGGCCGCGGTGCCGGTCGCCATCGTCGGCACGTTCGCGGCGATGGCCGTTCTCGGGTACTCGATCAACAACCTGACGCTGTTCGGGCTGGTGCTCGCGGTGGGCATCGTGGTGGACGACGCCATCGTCGTCGTCGAGGCCGTTCAGCACCACATCGAACACGGGCTCGAGCCGCGCGCCGCGACCATGAAGGCACTCGACGAGGTGTCCGGTCCCGTCATCGCGGTGGGGCTGGTGCTGTCGGCGGTGTTCGTGCCGTGCGTGTTCATCTCGGGGATCGTGGGGGAGTTCTACCGCCAGTTCGCGGTGACGATCGCGGTCAGCACGCTGATCTCGGCGTTCAACTCGCTCACGCTCAGTCCGGCGCTGTGTGCCCTGCTGCTCAAGTCCAACACCGACGCGCGGGCGCGCGACCCGCTGCCCTCGATCGCGTTCCCGCTCATCGGGGCGGGGTTCGTGTACTACTACCTGAACGCCAACCCGCAGCCCTGGGCCGTGGGTCAACTGGACGTGCCGCTCGGGTCGATTTCCTTCTCCCTGCCGATGTCCGTGGCAGTGGCGGTGGGGGCGGCGCTGGTGGGCGGGGCGGCCGGGTGGGTGCTGCGTACCGTGCTGAACCGCACACTGGGGTACCTGTTCACCGGCTTCAACCGCGGCTTCGACGCGGTCACCGTGGGCTACACGCGGGTCGTCGCGGTCACGCTGCGCGGGTCGCTGCTCATTCTTCTCGGTTACGGCGGCCTGCTGTACCTCACATACGACACCCTCAACACCACCCCAACGGGCTTCATCCCGGCGCAGGACAAGGGCTACCTGCTCGTGAACGTGGTGCTCCCGGACGCCGCGTCGGTCGAGCGCACGGAACAGGAGATGCGGAAGCTGGAAGCGGTCGCCCAGCGCACGCCCGGCGTGAAACACACCGTGAGCGTGTCCGGGAACTCGGTGATGATCGGCACGACCGCACCGAACTTCGCGACGCTCTACGTCATGCTCGATGACTTCCCGAACCGGCACGACCCGGCCCTTTCCAGCGACGCGATCGCGGCCAAACTCCAGCGCGAGCTCTCGGACGAGGTTCCCGGCGCGAGGCTCACCGTGTTCGGCGCGCCGCCCGTGGACGGGCTCGGTAACACCGGCGGCTTCAAACTGATTATTGAGGACCGAGGCGATACCGGGTCGGAGGCGATCGAGGAGGCGGCACGGAGCATCGTTGAGAGTGCGGACGAGAAGGAACTGCGCGACACGTTCACGGGCTTCCGCGCCGATACGCCCTGGCTGCGGCTCCACATCGATCGCGACGCGGCCCAAACGAAGGGCGTGGCGGTCGGCGACATCGTGAGCGCGCTGCAGGTGTACTTTGGCTCGCTGTATGTCAACGACTTCAATCTGTTCGGGCGCACGTGGCAGGTGAACGTCCAAGCCGACGAGAAGTTCCGCCGGCGCTCTTCGGACCTCAAGCGCCTGCGGGTCAAGAGCGCGGGGGTCGAACTCGAAAACCAGATGGCCGCGCAGCAGGCGAAGGCGTCCGGGAAGCCCGCTCCGCCGCCGAAGGAAATCATGGTCCCGCTGTCCACGTTCCTCTCGGTGCGCGACGCGAGCGGCCCGGTGATGGTGCAGCGGTACAACCTCTACCCCGCCGCCGCGATCACCTCGAACCCGGCGCCGGGAACCAGTTCGGGTCAGGCGCTCGCCGCAATGGAGCGCACCGCGAACGAGAAGCTCCCCGCCACTATGAAGGCCGAGTGGACCGAACTCGCGCTGTTGCAACTGGAAACGAAGGACACCGCGCTGCGGGCGTTCGTGTTGAGTGTGGTGCTGGTGTTCTTGGTTCTGGCCGCGCAGTACGAGAGCTGGGCGCTACCACTGGCCGTGATTCTGGTGGTCCCGATGTGCATCCTGAGTGCCGCGATCGGCGTTCTGTACGCGGGCCAGGACGTGAACATCTTCACGCAAGTCGGGTTCGTGGTGCTCGTGGGGCTCGCGTGCAAGAACGCCATCCTCATCATCGAATTCGCGAAACAGCGGGCCGACGCGGGCGCAACGCGATGGGAAGCGGCGCTCGATGCGTGCAAGCTGCGCTTGCGGCCGATCATCATGACGTCGGTCGCGTTCATTATCGGCGTGGTGCCACTGGTGCTGGCGAAGGGGGCCGGGGCCGAGATGCGCCATGCACTCGGCACGGCGGTGTTTGCCGGGATGCTGGGGGTGACCGCGTTCGGGCTGTTCTTGACGCCGGTGTTCTTCGTGGTGATTCAGCGATTGAAGGAATCGTGGGCCGGCGCCAGCGAGCTGGTGCCCGAGGCCCCGCCTCCCTCAACTCATGAATGA